A stretch of the Aegilops tauschii subsp. strangulata cultivar AL8/78 chromosome 4, Aet v6.0, whole genome shotgun sequence genome encodes the following:
- the LOC109772144 gene encoding uncharacterized protein, whose product MAIQHLLLIVFLASVLQAATSDTAYDLLEKNNFPRALLPQGVKSYVNHGGAVEVTLPASCDFNVTVAGGSHKIRFDSIVSGVIRPGSITQLGGVRIQFEWDFLAFHTVQRVGDKLRFTGSEHAATFDQSFPVSNFVQSARCS is encoded by the coding sequence ATGGCCATCCAGCATCTGCTCCTCATCGTCTTCCTGGCTTCCGTCCTCCAAGCGGCCACCTCCGACACAGCGTACGACCTTTTGGAGAAAAACAACTTCCCGCGGGCTCTCCTGCCTCAGGGTGTGAAGTCGTACGTGAACCATGGGGGCGCCGTTGAGGTGACCCTCCCTGCCTCCTGCGATTTCAACGTTACGGTTGCCGGTGGATCACACAAGATTCGGTTTGACAGCATAGTCAGTGGGGTTATCCGGCCCGGATCCATAACTCAACTGGGCGGCGTGAGGATCCAGTTTGAGTGGGATTTTCTTGCATTCCACACGGTTCAACGCGTCGGTGACAAGCTCAGGTTTACTGGTAGTGAGCATGCAGCCACGTTCGACCAGTCATTTCCGGTTAGCAACTTCGTGCAGAGCGCCAGGTGCAGCTAA